From a single Ignavibacteria bacterium genomic region:
- the yidC gene encoding membrane protein insertase YidC encodes MDRQATIGFILIGLILMVWLYWSTPETPKDNKTNKKDSVKVIDSAKALKADSLAVVKKDSSAKAVKESSSSVQFSADTVPARTITIENDLAIMEFSSKGGTLKKIYFKNYKNWFNDTLPANASLKQKSVQIMDYERGSGLSLEFMDNSGKWIDSRTVNFSVNLNKDSIVLKGKDSLVVEFSSKKDSTGAGFGFRYVIKGDDYGLGFAIKLNNLSKVISRNQYQVSWKNGLNHVEQYIKDELNYSNASVFYGDEHITFSSESGKEEKSSGVVSWIAVKNKYFTSTIVPIGETTQGYELSAKNYTVKPDHIWKVYDASVRFDYKGNSDSVNNFLLYIGPADYNILKGYGNNLTEIVEFGSFFGIKFLVRPIAEYFLLPLFIFLYSFIPNYGIVIIIFSLIIKIILYPLTKNTFQSMKKMQMLQPKIAEIKEKYKDDPTKVQKETMALYSTYGINPAGGCLPMILQMPIFIALFGTFQTAIQLRGEGFIFWIHDLSRPDVLFSLPFTIPIFGVQEISGLALLMGVTTFIQQKMTTKDPSQKALVYIMPIVLTILFMTFPSGLNLYYFMFNLFSILQQQYINKYGKQEELVPIPAEKRKKGFMAKLTEAAEKSAQSQQQQKKKKK; translated from the coding sequence ATGGATAGACAAGCAACAATCGGCTTTATTTTGATTGGCTTGATATTAATGGTATGGTTATACTGGAGTACTCCGGAGACACCAAAAGACAACAAAACAAACAAAAAAGACAGTGTCAAGGTTATTGACTCTGCAAAAGCATTAAAAGCGGATTCCCTCGCTGTTGTTAAAAAGGATTCGTCCGCCAAAGCAGTAAAAGAGAGTTCTTCCTCTGTACAGTTCTCTGCAGACACAGTTCCGGCAAGAACTATCACCATTGAGAACGATCTTGCCATTATGGAGTTTTCTTCCAAAGGCGGTACCCTTAAAAAGATTTACTTCAAGAACTATAAAAACTGGTTCAACGATACCCTCCCGGCAAACGCATCTCTGAAACAAAAATCTGTTCAAATCATGGATTATGAAAGAGGAAGCGGTTTAAGTCTGGAATTTATGGACAATTCCGGGAAGTGGATCGACTCAAGAACGGTTAATTTTTCTGTAAATCTCAACAAGGACTCAATCGTTCTAAAGGGAAAAGATTCACTTGTTGTAGAATTTTCATCTAAAAAGGATTCAACCGGTGCGGGTTTTGGATTCCGGTATGTTATTAAAGGTGACGATTACGGACTTGGATTTGCCATTAAACTGAATAATCTCTCCAAAGTAATCTCAAGAAATCAGTATCAGGTATCTTGGAAAAACGGTCTCAACCATGTTGAACAATACATAAAAGATGAGTTAAATTACTCGAATGCGTCTGTTTTTTATGGTGATGAGCATATTACATTTTCATCAGAAAGCGGAAAAGAAGAAAAATCATCCGGCGTTGTGAGTTGGATAGCTGTAAAAAACAAATACTTTACTTCGACAATTGTGCCGATTGGTGAAACCACACAGGGTTATGAGCTTTCTGCAAAGAACTACACAGTAAAACCTGATCACATTTGGAAAGTTTACGATGCATCGGTTAGATTTGACTACAAGGGAAACAGCGACTCCGTAAACAACTTCCTGTTATATATTGGACCAGCAGACTATAATATCCTTAAGGGATATGGAAACAATCTTACCGAGATAGTTGAGTTTGGAAGCTTCTTTGGGATCAAATTTCTTGTAAGACCGATAGCTGAATATTTCCTTCTGCCTTTGTTTATTTTCCTCTATTCCTTTATTCCTAACTACGGAATAGTAATAATAATTTTCTCATTGATCATAAAAATCATCCTTTATCCGCTGACAAAGAACACTTTCCAGTCGATGAAAAAGATGCAGATGCTTCAACCAAAGATTGCTGAAATCAAAGAGAAATACAAAGACGATCCGACCAAGGTTCAAAAAGAAACGATGGCGCTGTATTCCACATACGGCATAAATCCTGCCGGTGGATGTCTCCCCATGATTCTGCAGATGCCTATCTTTATCGCACTTTTTGGTACTTTCCAGACTGCAATCCAGTTGAGAGGTGAAGGATTTATCTTTTGGATACACGATCTTTCACGACCCGATGTTCTTTTTAGTCTTCCTTTTACAATTCCAATTTTTGGTGTACAGGAAATTTCAGGACTCGCTCTTCTTATGGGTGTGACAACATTCATACAGCAGAAGATGACCACAAAAGATCCATCTCAGAAAGCGCTGGTTTACATAATGCCGATTGTCCTGACCATCCTGTTTATGACTTTCCCGTCAGGTCTTAACCTCTATTATTTCATGTTTAACCTTTTCTCCATTCTCCAACAGCAGTATATAAATAAATACGGGAAACAGGAAGAGCTTGTTCCAATACCTGCTGAAAAGAGAAAAAAAGGTTTTATGGCAAAATTAACCGAAGCTGCTGAGAAGAGTGCTCAGTCTCAACAGCAACAAAAAAAGAAGAAAAAATAA
- the hslV gene encoding ATP-dependent protease subunit HslV, translated as MEAKIRSTTIIGIIHNGVAAIGGDGQVTLGNTIMKHNAMKIRKISGGKVLCGFAGASADAFTLMERFEDKLEQYRGNVNRAAVELAKEWRTDRYLRKLEALLAVVSADTALIISGNGDVIEPQDKIVAIGSGGNFALAAAKMLKKFSTLSAKEIVKESLETASEICIYTNKNIVVETIENQEETH; from the coding sequence ATGGAAGCTAAAATCAGATCGACCACGATAATCGGGATAATTCATAACGGCGTTGCGGCAATTGGTGGTGATGGTCAGGTCACTCTTGGCAATACAATCATGAAACACAACGCAATGAAAATCAGAAAGATATCGGGTGGTAAAGTTTTGTGTGGGTTTGCGGGTGCATCTGCAGATGCCTTCACTCTGATGGAGAGATTTGAAGACAAACTGGAGCAATACAGAGGAAATGTAAACCGTGCCGCTGTTGAACTTGCCAAAGAGTGGAGAACTGACAGATACCTCCGCAAACTTGAAGCTCTCCTTGCTGTTGTATCAGCCGATACAGCCCTTATAATCTCCGGAAACGGTGATGTAATTGAGCCTCAGGATAAAATTGTAGCTATTGGCTCGGGCGGAAACTTTGCTCTGGCTGCGGCAAAAATGCTTAAGAAATTCAGTACCCTCTCTGCGAAGGAAATTGTAAAAGAAAGTCTGGAAACGGCTTCGGAAATCTGTATTTATACAAACAAAAATATTGTCGTCGAAACCATAGAAAACCAAGAGGAGACGCATTGA
- a CDS encoding patatin-like phospholipase family protein, whose product MKTVRIPSMRVKTFIFILFLSVSLYSQYSDTLKLKLDYRKVTHPFGIEYKEPVLYPPITYVLSGGGARGIAQIGVLKALEEKGIYPNSVVATSIGSIVGGLYSLGYSVDDLDSLAGTIDWNSIISLNYRENRNNLFVDQKITEDKAVFSLRLDGLTPLIPNSINDGQKLLNQLNLLSFQSPIGVRYNFDDLEYKFRAVCTDLESGSPYVINSGSISKAIRASSSVSFFLSPVEYDTVLLADGGLVANIPVSIAKGMSNGLILAVNSTSPLNPKDRLKNPLVLADQFLSIPMKKLNEKELRLADVLVTPEIGDKNSGDFSGFDSLIKAGYEAGKIAAQQLQQKIDSVIYTSFASGDMVIDNLYPHPECKYAEGLISKASKNGRVKLSDIYRELVFLEKKSGFEETKASLFRTPEGKNILRIEPYLYPVVSKIKIKIDGQDSVLSDSSSILSVGKPFSPLAAIAYIKEIIKGFRNQGNALFSLMKADFNKENGELSLEFDGGKIAEIELNGHINTNPTVILREIPIEPGDNLDVEKLKSGLENLYSTDLFENFTVNVVKRDGKNILQIQVDEKISQIARFGFKVDNENAPQLNIDIRDANIFSTGGELGLIFFISPRKFSAELESRANRLFDTYLTYKLGFHYSQRDIFTYRDDPAGSSTFYTRSQFGEYRQSLAGVSFWLGTQVGRFGNFIGKAKYELNRIENITASEPLVFDNPVFSLNFSTTIDTKNKYPYPTDGILFNGYYETAFNFIKASTGYTSFGAKFEGYLGITKSSTVSTTAEIAFADKTLPLTQQFSLGGLRSFYGMYQDEFRGRQLFKLGVDYRYKLPFKIFFDTYVSAGYNIGSIWEEEEKIKLGDLRHALGIGLSFDTPVGPADFAIGRTFLFVKNITEGLSPISWGPVVFYFSIGFYY is encoded by the coding sequence ATGAAAACCGTTCGAATACCCTCAATGAGGGTAAAAACATTCATATTTATTCTGTTTTTGAGTGTATCGCTATATTCTCAGTATAGCGATACACTTAAACTTAAACTGGATTACCGCAAAGTTACCCACCCGTTTGGAATCGAGTATAAAGAACCGGTCCTCTATCCTCCCATAACATATGTTTTAAGTGGAGGGGGTGCCAGAGGCATTGCCCAGATTGGCGTGTTGAAGGCTTTGGAGGAAAAAGGAATTTATCCCAACTCCGTGGTTGCAACAAGCATTGGAAGTATTGTCGGAGGTTTATATTCTCTCGGATACTCAGTGGATGATCTTGATTCACTCGCCGGCACCATTGACTGGAACTCCATTATATCTCTCAACTACCGGGAAAACAGAAACAATCTTTTTGTTGATCAGAAAATTACCGAAGATAAAGCTGTATTTTCGCTTCGTCTCGATGGTCTTACACCCCTGATTCCGAACTCAATCAACGACGGCCAAAAACTTCTCAACCAGTTGAATCTCCTCTCATTCCAATCACCCATTGGGGTCAGATACAATTTTGACGACCTTGAATACAAGTTTAGAGCCGTCTGTACCGACCTCGAATCGGGTAGCCCGTATGTTATAAATTCAGGATCGATTTCGAAAGCAATAAGAGCAAGTTCCAGTGTCTCGTTTTTCCTTTCGCCGGTTGAATATGATACAGTACTTCTGGCTGATGGCGGACTTGTAGCAAACATCCCGGTTTCTATTGCCAAAGGAATGTCAAATGGTTTGATACTTGCTGTCAATTCCACAAGTCCTCTTAATCCTAAAGACAGACTTAAAAACCCGCTGGTACTCGCTGATCAGTTCTTGAGCATTCCCATGAAAAAACTGAATGAAAAGGAGTTACGCCTCGCTGATGTTTTAGTTACTCCGGAGATAGGCGATAAAAATTCCGGCGACTTTTCAGGGTTTGACTCTCTTATTAAAGCCGGATATGAAGCAGGAAAAATAGCGGCTCAACAACTTCAGCAAAAGATAGATTCTGTTATTTATACATCTTTTGCTTCCGGTGACATGGTTATCGATAATTTGTATCCTCATCCGGAATGTAAATATGCCGAAGGACTGATTTCAAAAGCCTCCAAAAACGGCAGAGTCAAACTGTCTGATATTTACAGAGAGCTTGTTTTTTTAGAGAAAAAATCAGGATTCGAAGAAACAAAAGCATCCTTGTTCAGAACACCCGAAGGGAAAAACATCCTCAGAATAGAGCCATATCTTTACCCGGTTGTTTCAAAAATCAAAATAAAGATCGACGGTCAGGATTCCGTGCTTTCAGATTCCTCATCCATACTTTCGGTCGGAAAACCTTTTTCACCACTTGCAGCAATTGCTTATATCAAAGAGATCATTAAAGGATTCAGAAACCAGGGGAACGCCCTCTTTTCTCTTATGAAGGCTGATTTTAACAAAGAAAACGGCGAGTTGAGTCTCGAGTTTGACGGCGGAAAAATTGCTGAAATAGAATTAAACGGTCACATCAACACAAACCCTACAGTAATACTAAGAGAAATCCCTATTGAACCTGGTGATAATCTTGATGTGGAAAAACTGAAAAGCGGACTCGAAAACCTCTACTCGACAGATCTGTTTGAAAACTTTACTGTGAATGTCGTTAAAAGAGACGGTAAAAACATTCTCCAAATTCAGGTTGATGAAAAGATATCACAGATTGCGCGTTTCGGGTTTAAGGTTGATAATGAAAATGCACCACAGTTAAACATCGATATCCGGGATGCCAATATCTTTTCGACCGGGGGGGAGCTTGGTCTGATATTCTTCATCAGTCCAAGGAAATTTTCAGCAGAACTTGAATCAAGAGCCAACCGGCTTTTCGATACATACCTGACATATAAACTTGGATTCCATTATTCACAGAGAGATATTTTTACATATCGTGATGACCCGGCAGGATCGTCCACATTTTATACCCGGTCACAGTTTGGCGAATACAGGCAGTCGCTTGCGGGGGTTTCTTTTTGGCTGGGAACCCAGGTAGGCAGGTTTGGTAATTTTATCGGAAAAGCAAAGTATGAGCTCAACAGAATCGAAAACATAACAGCCAGTGAGCCGCTTGTTTTTGATAATCCTGTATTCAGCCTCAACTTTTCCACCACCATTGATACAAAAAACAAATATCCATATCCGACAGATGGAATTCTTTTTAACGGCTATTATGAAACGGCATTCAATTTCATAAAAGCATCCACAGGCTACACATCCTTCGGTGCAAAGTTTGAGGGTTATCTTGGAATAACAAAATCCAGCACCGTTTCAACAACCGCAGAAATAGCTTTCGCCGACAAGACACTTCCTCTTACGCAACAGTTTTCACTCGGTGGATTACGGTCTTTCTACGGCATGTATCAGGACGAATTCAGGGGACGGCAACTCTTCAAACTTGGCGTTGACTACAGATATAAACTCCCATTTAAAATCTTTTTCGACACCTATGTAAGTGCAGGCTATAACATAGGATCAATCTGGGAAGAGGAAGAAAAAATTAAACTCGGTGATTTAAGGCATGCACTTGGTATCGGATTGTCTTTCGATACACCTGTTGGTCCGGCGGATTTTGCGATCGGAAGAACATTCCTTTTTGTTAAAAACATAACAGAAGGATTAAGTCCCATCTCCTGGGGACCTGTTGTGTTCTACTTCTCCATCGGGTTTTACTATTGA
- the hslU gene encoding ATP-dependent protease ATPase subunit HslU has protein sequence MNPYSNNDLTPTKIVGELNKYIIGQDDAKRAVAIALRNRWRRQQIQGAIKDEIMPNNIILIGPTGVGKTEIARRLAKLVDAPFVKVEASKFTEVGYVGRDVESIVRDLVEFSVNLVKSEKTAEVRTKAVALAEERILDILIPPVRKNFSGEPEEEQGSDAYQNQKTREWMREKLRNGELDDKMVEYDIQQAAVGMQVMGPFGGDDLGINIQEIMSSMMPKKKKKRKTTIREARDLMTEEEAQKLIDLDSVYKEAIMRAENTGIVFIDEIDKIAGGGKGNGPDVSREGVQRDLLPIVEGSNVNTKYGVVKTDHVLFIASGAFHVSKPSDLIPELQGRFPIRVELKSLTEDDFIKILTIPQNALLKQYAALLEVEGVRVEFKEDGIRETARLAQKANEQVENIGARRLHTILTTLLDEILFNVPDIMPDHLIEITGEMVRQKLEKIVTDRDLSKYIL, from the coding sequence TTGAATCCCTACAGTAACAATGACTTGACACCAACAAAAATAGTTGGGGAGTTGAATAAATACATCATCGGACAGGATGATGCAAAAAGAGCAGTGGCAATTGCACTCAGAAACAGATGGAGACGGCAGCAAATCCAGGGAGCCATAAAAGATGAGATAATGCCCAACAACATCATTCTCATCGGACCCACCGGTGTCGGTAAAACAGAGATTGCACGAAGACTCGCAAAACTCGTGGATGCTCCTTTTGTGAAAGTGGAGGCATCCAAATTTACAGAGGTTGGATATGTCGGCAGGGATGTGGAGTCAATTGTCAGAGACCTCGTCGAGTTTTCCGTAAATTTGGTAAAATCGGAAAAGACTGCTGAAGTAAGAACTAAGGCAGTTGCCCTCGCAGAAGAACGGATTCTTGATATACTGATTCCGCCGGTGAGGAAAAACTTTTCCGGTGAACCCGAGGAGGAGCAGGGAAGTGATGCATATCAGAATCAGAAAACCCGTGAATGGATGAGAGAAAAACTCAGAAATGGCGAACTCGATGATAAAATGGTTGAGTACGACATTCAACAGGCGGCAGTTGGGATGCAGGTTATGGGTCCGTTTGGTGGCGATGATCTCGGTATAAATATTCAGGAAATCATGTCATCCATGATGCCCAAGAAAAAGAAGAAAAGAAAAACCACCATCAGAGAAGCCCGCGATTTGATGACAGAGGAAGAAGCTCAAAAACTGATCGATCTCGATTCCGTTTACAAAGAAGCTATCATGCGTGCGGAAAACACCGGGATTGTGTTTATAGATGAGATTGACAAGATAGCCGGTGGTGGCAAAGGGAACGGACCGGATGTATCCCGAGAGGGAGTGCAGAGGGATCTTCTTCCTATAGTCGAGGGTTCCAATGTGAACACCAAGTACGGAGTTGTTAAAACCGATCATGTCCTCTTTATAGCCTCGGGTGCGTTTCATGTTTCGAAACCTTCCGATTTAATTCCGGAACTTCAGGGTCGTTTTCCTATCAGGGTAGAACTTAAGAGTCTGACCGAGGATGATTTTATCAAAATTTTGACGATTCCACAAAATGCTCTTTTGAAGCAGTATGCAGCTCTTCTTGAAGTAGAAGGGGTCAGGGTGGAGTTTAAAGAGGATGGTATAAGAGAAACCGCTCGACTCGCACAAAAGGCAAACGAGCAGGTTGAGAACATTGGTGCGAGAAGGCTTCACACAATTCTTACAACTCTTCTTGATGAGATTTTGTTTAATGTGCCCGATATAATGCCGGATCATTTAATAGAGATTACCGGTGAGATGGTGAGACAAAAACTTGAAAAAATAGTAACCGATCGCGATCTTAGCAAATATATATTATAA
- the mscL gene encoding large-conductance mechanosensitive channel protein MscL, which translates to MNSFFSEFKKFAMRGNVIDLAVGVIIGGAFGKIVASFINDVVMPPIGLILGGVDFKNLKVLLKAGSKDGDKVVDPVYISYGAFINTAVEFLIIAFVIFLVVKGINSMKKKEEAAPAAPKPPAEDIVLLTEIRDLLKK; encoded by the coding sequence ATGAACAGTTTCTTTTCTGAATTCAAAAAATTCGCGATGCGCGGCAATGTGATTGATCTGGCAGTCGGCGTTATCATTGGCGGAGCTTTTGGAAAAATAGTTGCATCGTTTATTAATGATGTTGTGATGCCACCGATAGGTCTTATTCTTGGTGGTGTAGACTTCAAAAACCTGAAGGTATTGCTTAAAGCCGGTTCGAAAGATGGTGACAAGGTGGTTGACCCTGTTTATATCAGCTACGGTGCTTTTATTAATACCGCAGTTGAATTTTTGATAATTGCTTTTGTGATCTTTTTAGTCGTAAAGGGAATCAACTCAATGAAAAAGAAGGAAGAAGCCGCTCCTGCTGCGCCTAAACCACCGGCTGAGGATATTGTACTCCTTACTGAAATTAGAGATTTGCTAAAAAAATAG